ATGGACTATGGACTATGGACTTTTGGACTGTTGACTATTGACTAACAACTCCCGGCGTATATGTTACCTCTTTCACACGACCATTAGCGCCTAAAATTTGGGCGGGTTTTTCGTTGACAGAAATTAGTACAGCGCCGGCGTTACCAGAACGTACAGTTAACTGTTTTTTTGCTGTCCACGTTCTGCGTTGTCCTTTAGTCAGTTCCCCGACGAACTCTGTTTTACCATCGGCTTTCACTTGTACCCATGAATTACCTTGGAGTTCTAAGGTCACTGCTACTGGTGCATTAGGATTATTTGCGGTGCTGGGTGTGGGTGATGGGGTGGCTATGGCACTATTGTTTAATGGTGGGGTTATGGGTGATGAGGTGGAATTTTGTAGGTTGGCGACTGTTGCGTCTGGTGTTGCTGCTGGAGGTGCGACTGTAAGCGGTGAAGGTTCGGTTTGAACTGGCTTAGTCGCTGCTGAGTCTTGTTTGGCGAAAGATTGAGTGATGAGTTTGGGATTGAGCGTGTAAATAAGTGCGATCGCTGCACCTGCTATTAGTACAATGAAAGGAACAAAAAGAGGAATCCTGATATTGGGTCTTTTTCTTATGTGTTCAGTTTCCTCATGATGAAACTCTGGAGTAATGACAGGTGCAGCGTTGAGATTAAAGCTTTTAGCCAAAGCCTGTCCATCCAAACCTAACATATCTGCATAACGACGAATAAATCCTTGAACATACACAGGTTCAGGTAATTCTGTAAATTTACCTGCGTCTAAAGCTTGGAGGAAATATAGTCTAATATTTGTTTTAGCTGCTACTTCTTCTATACGGATACCTTTTTCTTGTCTTACCTGGAGCAAATATTTACTTATTTCTTTAAGTTGTTGTTCTTGATCCTCATTTAATAGGTTCACACTCTTCTCCTAGAATAAGCTAACGTTTACATACCTCAGTGAGAGGACAATGGTGCAGTAAATATTGTTACTATGTTTATGAATAAATTTTGTAGTCAGTTTAATTTTAATAGTAAATTCCGAACGCAGAATATTAAACTCTATTGCTAAATAGACAATACTTTGTCAGTAGGTTATGTAAATAGATTTGCAGTAACGATGGCATACAACTCAGACAAATGAGTAAGGAGTGCTGTTAGCGGTAGCGGCGCGTTTAGCGCGTGCTGAGTTATGAGTAGAAATTTCTCCCTCATCTTCCCCACCTCCCTCATATCCCTCATCTCTCTCATATCCCTCACCTCCCCCCACCTTCTGCTATATATCAAATGGTGGTTGCAAAAATTGTTCATTACTTTTTTGTACACTAACTAAAATTGCATTTTTTTCTGAGATTGGTACATTAGTTACAGGCGGCAAACCTGGAAAATGATATCTGTCTGCCGCATTAGGCTCATATTTTTGTCAACCCTTCAATTATCTGTAGTTTTAAGCTTATGAACCCTGCCCTAACTAAAATTGGCGATCAAATGTCCAACCTGACTGGTGTACGAGCGATTATGAAGGACATTATCGAAACGTTACAGTCTGGAGGAGGGCAGGATTTAATTAATTTGAGCGCGGGTAATCCGTTGATACTACCAGAAGTAGAGCAGTTGTGGCGGGATGCGACAGCAGAACTTTTGGCTAGTTCTGAATATGGCGAAGTAGTTTGTCGCTATGGTTCTAGCCAAGGTTACGGGCCATTGATTAGTGCGATCGCCAAAGATTTTAATCAGCGTTATGGTTTAAACTTAACTGAACGCAACATTTTAATTACTCCTGGTAGTCAAAGTCTCTACTTCTACGCTGCTAATGCCTTCGGAGGTTATGCCAGCAGTGGCGAACTCAAGCAAATTGTTCTGCCTTTAAGTCCTGACTACACTGGCTACGGCGGTGTGAGCTTGTTTCCAGAAGCTTTATTGGCTTACAAACCCACTCTAGATATTGATGCTGCTAACCACAAATTCAAATATCGCCCTGATTTTAGCCAACTGTCGGTAAATGAAAACACTGGTTGTATCATTTTCTCCCGTCCCTGCAATCCCACAGGCAACGTCTTAACAGAAGATGAAGTGAGAAAAATTGCTGCCTTGGCTGCACCCTATAATGTTCCTGTGTTAATTGACTCAGCCTATGGGCCTCCTTTCCCGGCGCTAAACTTCACAGATATGCAGCCAGTGTTCGGTGATAATATCATTCACTGCATGAGTTTATCAAAAGCGGGATTACCAGGAGAACGTATTGGTATTGCCATCGGTGATGAAAAGTTAATTCAAGTTCTAGAGTGTTTCCAAACTAACCTGTGTATTCATCCTTCACGCTATGGACAGGCGATCGCGGCTCGTGCTATTGACTCCGGTAGCTTAGTACAAATAGCCGAACAAGTAATTCGTCCCTTTTATCAACAGAAATTCACGGTTCTAGAAAGTACCTTAGACGCAGCCCTGCCCAAGGATTTACCTTGGTTCCTCCATCGTGGTGAAGGCGCAATCTTTGGTTGGTTGTGGTTAAAGGATCTACCCATGACTGACTGGGAACTCTATCAACAACTCAAGAAAGTAGGTGTAATTGTCGTTCCTGGTAGTACCTTCTTCCCAGGATTAAAAGAAGACTGGCAGCACAAACACCAATGTCTACGCATTAGTCTCACTGGTAGTGATGAAGAAATTGCCATCGGTATGCAGCGTCTAGCCAAAGCAGTTTCACAAATTTATCAGCCTACAGCCGTTAGTGCCTAAAAATGAAGCGTAAACAAAGCAGAGGCAGGAAGCAGGAGACAGGAGGCAGTTCTCGGAGCGTGTCGAAGACAAGGCAGGAGGAAATTAATTCAAAATTAGCTACTCCCTCATCC
Above is a genomic segment from Nostoc sp. MS1 containing:
- a CDS encoding helix-turn-helix domain-containing protein; translated protein: MNLLNEDQEQQLKEISKYLLQVRQEKGIRIEEVAAKTNIRLYFLQALDAGKFTELPEPVYVQGFIRRYADMLGLDGQALAKSFNLNAAPVITPEFHHEETEHIRKRPNIRIPLFVPFIVLIAGAAIALIYTLNPKLITQSFAKQDSAATKPVQTEPSPLTVAPPAATPDATVANLQNSTSSPITPPLNNSAIATPSPTPSTANNPNAPVAVTLELQGNSWVQVKADGKTEFVGELTKGQRRTWTAKKQLTVRSGNAGAVLISVNEKPAQILGANGRVKEVTYTPGVVSQ
- a CDS encoding valine--pyruvate transaminase — protein: MNPALTKIGDQMSNLTGVRAIMKDIIETLQSGGGQDLINLSAGNPLILPEVEQLWRDATAELLASSEYGEVVCRYGSSQGYGPLISAIAKDFNQRYGLNLTERNILITPGSQSLYFYAANAFGGYASSGELKQIVLPLSPDYTGYGGVSLFPEALLAYKPTLDIDAANHKFKYRPDFSQLSVNENTGCIIFSRPCNPTGNVLTEDEVRKIAALAAPYNVPVLIDSAYGPPFPALNFTDMQPVFGDNIIHCMSLSKAGLPGERIGIAIGDEKLIQVLECFQTNLCIHPSRYGQAIAARAIDSGSLVQIAEQVIRPFYQQKFTVLESTLDAALPKDLPWFLHRGEGAIFGWLWLKDLPMTDWELYQQLKKVGVIVVPGSTFFPGLKEDWQHKHQCLRISLTGSDEEIAIGMQRLAKAVSQIYQPTAVSA